One region of Girardinichthys multiradiatus isolate DD_20200921_A chromosome 1, DD_fGirMul_XY1, whole genome shotgun sequence genomic DNA includes:
- the mipa gene encoding major intrinsic protein of lens fiber a: protein MWEFRSMSFWRAVFAEFYGTMFFVFFGLGAALRWTTGPHNVLHVAFCFGLAAATFIQSIGHISGGHINPAVTFAYLIGSQMSLFRAFFYIVAQCLGALAGAAVLYGVTPNNMRGNLAMTTLQPGISLGMATTIEIFLTLQLVVCIFAVTDERRNGRLGSAALAIGFSVLIGHLLGMYYTGAGMNPARSFAPAVLVRNFVNHWVYWVGPMIGGAIGALLYDFLLFPRMRGLSERLATLKGARPSEAEAQQDIRGESIELKTQAL, encoded by the exons ATGTGGGAGTTCAGGTCCATGTCTTTCTGGCGGGCGGTCTTCGCCGAGTTCTATGGCACCATGTTCTTTGTATTCTTTGGGCTGGGTGCGGCCCTCCGCTGGACCACAGGGCCCCACAATGTTCTTCATGTTGCCTTTTGCTTTGGGCTGGCTGCTGCCACCTTTATCCAGTCCATCGGTCACATCAGCGGAGGACACATCAACCCGGCTGTCACCTTCGCCTACCTGATCGGATCCCAGATGTCCTTGTTCCGGGCTTTTTTCTACATCGTAGCCCAGTGTCTTGGTGCGCTGGCTGGTGCTGCTGTGCTGTATGGAGTCACACCCAACAACATGAGGGGAAACTTGGCAATGACTACG CTGCAGCCAGGCATCAGCCTTGGAATGGCCACCACGATCGAGATCTTCCTCACCCTCCAGCTTGTCGTCTGCATCTTTGCTGTGACAGATGAGAGGCGCAACGGACGCCTCGGCTCTGCTGCTCTGGCCATCGGCTTCTCTGTGCTCATAGGACATCTTCTTGGG ATGTACTACACAGGAGCAGGAATGAATCCAGCAAGATCCTTTGCTCCTGCTGTCCTTGTCAGGAACTTTGTAAACCACTGG GTGTACTGGGTGGGACCCATGATCGGCGGTGCCATAGGCGCTCTGCTTTATGACTTCCTACTGTTCCCGCGCATGCGTGGTCTCTCCGAGAGGCTCGCCACGCTGAAGGGCGCCCGGCCCTCAGAGGCCGAGGCTCAGCAGGACATCAGGGGAGAGTCAATTGAGCTCAAGACGCAGGCCCTATAA
- the ptges3a gene encoding prostaglandin E synthase 3, with translation MQAASAKWYDRRDSVFVEFCVEDSKEVQVKFDKSKFEFSCVSGTENIKHHNEVELFGEIDPKNSKHRRTDRSVLCWLRKAEAGKSWPRLTKDKAKCNWLSVDFNNWKDWEDDSEEDLSSFDKFSEMMNSMGGDDLPDLDGAEEEHESADSDDEKMPDLE, from the exons AT GCAAGCTGCCTCAGCAAAATGGTATGACAGACGAGACTCTGTTTTTGTAGAGTTCTGCGTGGAAGACAGTAAAGAAGTACAAGTAAAGTTTGACAAGTCAAAATTTGAGTTTAG CTGTGTCAGTGGAACAGAGAATATCAAACACCACAATGAAGTCGAGCTTTTTGGGGAAATTGACCCCAAA AACTCCAAACACAGACGCACAGACAGATCTGTCCTGTGTTGGTTACGAAAAGCAGAGGCTGGGAAATCATGGCCACGACTTACCAAAGACAAAGCAAAG TGCAACTGGCTGAGTGTGGATTTCAATAACTGGAAAGACTGGGAAGATGATTCAGAGGAGGACTTGTCAAGTTTTGACAAATTCTCAGAG ATGATGAACAGCATGGGTGGAGATGATTTACCTGATTTAGATGGTGCAGAAGAAGAG CATGAGTCTGCAGACAGCGATGATGAAA AGATGCCAGACCTCGAGTAG